The following are from one region of the Dreissena polymorpha isolate Duluth1 chromosome 2, UMN_Dpol_1.0, whole genome shotgun sequence genome:
- the LOC127868507 gene encoding transmembrane protein 11, mitochondrial-like, whose amino-acid sequence MAVTTARTRPGRPPEYVIIRDVVDTDLTDEDSEEELERAFEEEAEIIAIEPIALGNEIARWIRVGNTLHKVSVLSGLASLILPLFTKSNSIPVTCSALSVICASVYGIAWQNDPCCKYQVSTDLAELEHLIQSLNSANPVVLVRRDDSRRRKLHNVFALMSALLCSFRIYKELSSS is encoded by the coding sequence GCCAGGTAGGCCTCCTGAGTATGTAATCATAAGAGACGTTGTCGACACAGATCTGACAGACGAAGACTCTGAAGAGGAACTAGAAAGAGCTTTTGAAGAGGAGGCTGAAATAATTGCTATTGAACCGATAGCTCTTGGCAACGAAATAGCCCGCTGGATTAGAGTTGGGAACACATTGCACAAGGTCAGCGTTCTATCCGGACTTGCGTCTCTTATCTTGCCATTGTTCACAAAATCGAATTCTATACCCGTGACTTGTAGCGCCTTGAGCGTCATCTGTGCCAGCGTGTACGGAATCGCCTGGCAGAACGATCCTTGTTGTAAATACCAAGTGTCAACAGACTTAGCAGAGTTGGAACATTTAATTCAAAGCTTGAACAGTGCCAATCCAGTAGTTCTAGTGAGAAGGGACGATAGTCGACGCAGAAAGTTGCACAATGTGTTTGCCCTGATGTCTGCTTTACTGTGTTCGTTTAGAATATACAAAGAACTAAGTTCAAGTTGA
- the LOC127868505 gene encoding ubiquitin carboxyl-terminal hydrolase 22-like isoform X1 produces the protein MTLSGCQHLQKIKTEKGLDSYKILHACFISCKTADARRRKARHSVCHTCRVYELRLHACMSCVYFGCHQDEHIQSHARANEHWIAVDMSYGMVRCFACDDYVYDKDIDKIAKTLNYRSSIPAALNQFAVWQPNHKEVELLHKNCKRRRVEDSSTIGLRGLINLGNTCFMNTIVQALIHTPVLREYFLADRHVCQLLKEENEQCLVCELSSIFQEFYSGISSTYIPYRLLHLVWTSARHLAGYEQQDAHEFLIAALDLLHRHCIAGPNDRSGSSPHNCQCIIDQIFTGGLQSDVTCQMCNNVSTTIDPIWDISLDLGTRLYNGSNTTNISGYSNSPSNYDPTSLIDCLKRFTKPEHLGSLAKIKCSSCGCYQESTKQLTMKKLPIVACFHLKRFEHSTGYHKKISTYVSFPEELDMTPFMSSSKIQNGDINGCTKGLSCKNKYSLFSVVNHSGTIECGHYTCYIRQHKNQWFKCDDHLITRALPQEVLNSEGYLLFYHKQILEYE, from the exons ATGACCTTAAGCGGTTGtcaacatttacaaaaaataaaaacagaaaaaggtCTTGATTCATACAAAATCCTCCATGCATGCTTCATAAGTTGTAAAACAGCGGATGCAAGGCGTCGCAAG GCCCGACACAGTGTTTGCCACACGTGTCGTGTGTATGAGTTGCGACTGCACGCTTGCATGTCCTGCGTCTACTTCGGCTGCCATCAAGATGAGCACATTCAGAGTCATGCAAGAGCAAATGAACACTGGATAG CTGTTGACATGTCCTATGGCATGGTAAGATGCTTTGCCTGTGACGATTACGTGTATGACAAGGACATTGACAAAATTGCCAAAACTCTCAACTACAGGTCTTCCATACCAG CTGCTCTTAATCAGTTTGCTGTTTGGCAGCCTAATCACAAAGAAGTTGAATTGCTGCATAAGAATTGTAAGAGGCGACGGGTGGAGGATTCGTCAACAATAG GCCTTCGAGGACTGATCAATCTCGGCAACACATGTTTCATGAACACGATCGTGCAGGCACTGATCCATACGCCGGTGCTCAGAGAGTACTTTCTGGCAGACAGGCACGTCTGTCAGTTGCTGAAGGAAGAAAATGAGCAGTGTCTTGTCTGTGAGCTGTCCAGCATTTTTCAAGAG TTTTACTCTGGCATCAGTTCGACGTACATTCCGTACCGACTTTTGCACCTAGTTTGGACCAGTGCGCGACATCTAGCCGGATACGAACAACAGGATGCTCATGAGTTCCTGATTGCAGCTCTGGACCTGTTGCATCGTCACTGTATAG CTGGACCTAACGATCGCAGTGGAAGCAGTCCACACAACTGCCAATGCATCATAGACCAGATATTCACAGGCGGATTGCAGTCTGACGTTACGTGCCAAATGTGCAA TAATGTGTCGACCACTATAGACCCGATATGGGATATATCTTTGGACCTTGGAACACGTCTTTACAATGGCTCAAACACAACAAATATCTCTG GCTATTCTAACAGCCCCAGCAATTATGACCCTACCTCACTCATTGACTGCTTAAAAAG ATTTACAAAGCCAGAACATCTAGGGAGTTTGGCTAAAATCAAGTGCAGCAGTTGTGGTTGTTACCAGGAGTCCACGAAACAACTTACGATGAAGAAGCTACCCATTGTTGCCTGCTTTCACCTCAAG AGATTTGAACATTCTACGGGTTACCACAAGAAGATCTCGACCTATGTGTCCTTTCCCGAGGAGTTGGACATGACGCCATTTATGTCCTCGTCGAAGATACAAAATGGTGATATCAACGGTTGTACCAAAGGGCTTTCCTGTAAAAACAA GTACTCATTGTTTTCCGTGGTAAATCACAGTGGAACAATTGAGTGTGGGCACTACACGTGTTATATACGACAGCACAAGAACCAGTGGTTCAAATGCGATGATCACCTTATAACGCGTGCACTACCTCAAGAGGTGCTCAACAGCGAAGG ATACCTGTTGTTTTACCACAAGCAGATTCTAGAGTATGAATGA
- the LOC127868506 gene encoding dehydrogenase/reductase SDR family member 7B-like — protein MDMSPSTVLAWCGGTAGLIYLILFLLRKRKRVQLKGKVVLITGANSGLGKACATVFYSAGCKVILAGRNLSELQKVKEELQRLKSSGDLGILQVDLSDLESLGNKGQEAKAIFDAVDILVNNAGVSYRGSIEGTNMDVHQMVMNVNYFGQIALTKALLPVLKERPGSCIVAVSSVQGRISIPYRSAYAASKHAMQAFFDCLRAELWDTGVGVCVVNPGYIQTSLSTNALCGDGSKYGVTDTTTASGLPPETVAQQILKAVECGKPEIFPATMTQTLAITLRILAPSLFFWIMAHRAKKQSKVDARMHPKSD, from the exons ATGG ATATGTCACCTAGCACAGTTCTGGCCTGGTGTGGGGGTACTGCAGGACTGATCTACCTTATATTATTCCTGCTTAGAAAAAGAAAACGCGTTCAGTTGAAGGGCAAAGTAGTTCTGATCACAGGTGCTAATTCTGGTCTGGGAAAAG CGTGTGCAACGGTGTTCTACAGTGCAGGCTGCAAGGTTATACTGGCTGGACGGAATCTTTCAGAGCTTCAAAAAGTGAAAGAAGAGTTGCAAAGACTTAAG TCATCAGGTGACCTTGGTATTCTTCAAGTTGACCTTTCTGACCTGGAGTCGCTGGGCAACAAAGGTCAAGAAGCAAAAGCCATATTTGATGCTGTGGACATTCTAGTCAACAATGCTGGGGTCAGTTATAGGGGATCAATAGAGGGAACAAACATGGATGTGCACCAAATGGTTATGAATGTGAACTACTTCGGACAAATCGCACTGACCAAAG CCTTGTTACCAGTTTTGAAGGAGAGACCAGGTTCTTGCATCGTAGCAGTGAGCTCTGTTCAGGGGAGAATATCCATACCATACAGGTCTGCTT ATGCAGCATCGAAACACGCCATGCAAGCCTTCTTTGACTGTTTACGTGCAGAACTGTGGGACACCGGAGTTGGGGTATGCGTGGTTAACCCAGGCTACATCCAGACGAGTCTTTCCACAAATGCCTTGTGCGGCGATGGGTCCAAGTATGGAG tGACAGACACAACGACTGCATCAGGATTACCTCCGGAGACAGTTGCTCAACAGATCCTGAAAGCAGTTGAATGCGGGAAACCAGAAATATTCCCTGCCACGATGACACAAACACTTGCTATAACACTGCGTATTCTGGCACCCAGTCTGTTCTTTTGGATAATGGCCCATAGAGCAAAGAAACAATCAAAAGTCGATGCAAGAATGCATCCAAAAAGTGATTAA
- the LOC127868505 gene encoding ubiquitin carboxyl-terminal hydrolase 22-like isoform X2, giving the protein MTLSGCQHLQKIKTEKGLDSYKILHACFISCKTADARRRKARHSVCHTCRVYELRLHACMSCVYFGCHQDEHIQSHARANEHWIAVDMSYGMVRCFACDDYVYDKDIDKIAKTLNYRSSIPAALNQFAVWQPNHKEVELLHKNCKRRRVEDSSTIGLRGLINLGNTCFMNTIVQALIHTPVLREYFLADRHVCQLLKEENEQCLVCELSSIFQEFYSGISSTYIPYRLLHLVWTSARHLAGYEQQDAHEFLIAALDLLHRHCIAGPNDRSGSSPHNCQCIIDQIFTGGLQSDVTCQMCNNVSTTIDPIWDISLDLGTRLYNGSNTTNISGYSNSPSNYDPTSLIDCLKRFTKPEHLGSLAKIKCSSCGCYQESTKQLTMKKLPIVACFHLKRFEHSTGYHKKISTYVSFPEELDMTPFMSSSKIQNGDINGCTKGLSCKNKYSLFSVVNHSGTIECGHYTCYIRQHKNQWFKCDDHLITRALPQEVLNSEGHSQKYF; this is encoded by the exons ATGACCTTAAGCGGTTGtcaacatttacaaaaaataaaaacagaaaaaggtCTTGATTCATACAAAATCCTCCATGCATGCTTCATAAGTTGTAAAACAGCGGATGCAAGGCGTCGCAAG GCCCGACACAGTGTTTGCCACACGTGTCGTGTGTATGAGTTGCGACTGCACGCTTGCATGTCCTGCGTCTACTTCGGCTGCCATCAAGATGAGCACATTCAGAGTCATGCAAGAGCAAATGAACACTGGATAG CTGTTGACATGTCCTATGGCATGGTAAGATGCTTTGCCTGTGACGATTACGTGTATGACAAGGACATTGACAAAATTGCCAAAACTCTCAACTACAGGTCTTCCATACCAG CTGCTCTTAATCAGTTTGCTGTTTGGCAGCCTAATCACAAAGAAGTTGAATTGCTGCATAAGAATTGTAAGAGGCGACGGGTGGAGGATTCGTCAACAATAG GCCTTCGAGGACTGATCAATCTCGGCAACACATGTTTCATGAACACGATCGTGCAGGCACTGATCCATACGCCGGTGCTCAGAGAGTACTTTCTGGCAGACAGGCACGTCTGTCAGTTGCTGAAGGAAGAAAATGAGCAGTGTCTTGTCTGTGAGCTGTCCAGCATTTTTCAAGAG TTTTACTCTGGCATCAGTTCGACGTACATTCCGTACCGACTTTTGCACCTAGTTTGGACCAGTGCGCGACATCTAGCCGGATACGAACAACAGGATGCTCATGAGTTCCTGATTGCAGCTCTGGACCTGTTGCATCGTCACTGTATAG CTGGACCTAACGATCGCAGTGGAAGCAGTCCACACAACTGCCAATGCATCATAGACCAGATATTCACAGGCGGATTGCAGTCTGACGTTACGTGCCAAATGTGCAA TAATGTGTCGACCACTATAGACCCGATATGGGATATATCTTTGGACCTTGGAACACGTCTTTACAATGGCTCAAACACAACAAATATCTCTG GCTATTCTAACAGCCCCAGCAATTATGACCCTACCTCACTCATTGACTGCTTAAAAAG ATTTACAAAGCCAGAACATCTAGGGAGTTTGGCTAAAATCAAGTGCAGCAGTTGTGGTTGTTACCAGGAGTCCACGAAACAACTTACGATGAAGAAGCTACCCATTGTTGCCTGCTTTCACCTCAAG AGATTTGAACATTCTACGGGTTACCACAAGAAGATCTCGACCTATGTGTCCTTTCCCGAGGAGTTGGACATGACGCCATTTATGTCCTCGTCGAAGATACAAAATGGTGATATCAACGGTTGTACCAAAGGGCTTTCCTGTAAAAACAA GTACTCATTGTTTTCCGTGGTAAATCACAGTGGAACAATTGAGTGTGGGCACTACACGTGTTATATACGACAGCACAAGAACCAGTGGTTCAAATGCGATGATCACCTTATAACGCGTGCACTACCTCAAGAGGTGCTCAACAGCGAAGG acattcccaaaagtatttctAG